The Roseicyclus marinus genome has a segment encoding these proteins:
- a CDS encoding ABC transporter substrate-binding protein, translating to MRSIFKTGAAALAVTTMLAGTAFAQELSGVLRISSDMSNPGPRAVMEQLAAEFDEMHPNLTVDLTIVDREAWKTQIRNALSADPPDVVNWYAANRMGPFVDAGLFMDITDWWDAGDFAGLESVRGALTQDGRVWGIPYTYYQWGVYYREDIFNELGLSEPATWEEELANCQVIVASGRACYTIGTRFLWTAGGWFDYLNMRTNGFDFHMALARGEVPWTDDRVRATFANWRQLIDMGGFIADHQNYSWQEALPFMINGEATAYLMGNFAVDQLRNGGLTDDQLDFYQFPIITEGLPQGEDAPTDTFHVAAGAQNVEAARAFLQYVASAEVQTRINGPEGLGQLPVNANASVADDEFIQQGFTMLSQNAQGGIAQFFDRDWPAEMASIGMEGLQEFMVFPDNLDDILDRLEAARQRVY from the coding sequence ATGCGATCCATCTTCAAGACCGGCGCGGCCGCGCTTGCGGTCACCACCATGCTTGCCGGAACGGCTTTCGCGCAGGAGCTTTCGGGCGTTCTGCGCATTTCCTCGGACATGTCGAACCCCGGTCCGCGCGCCGTGATGGAGCAGCTGGCCGCCGAATTCGACGAGATGCACCCCAACCTGACCGTGGATCTGACCATCGTGGACCGCGAGGCGTGGAAGACGCAGATCCGCAACGCCCTGTCGGCCGATCCGCCGGATGTGGTGAACTGGTATGCCGCGAACCGGATGGGGCCCTTTGTCGATGCGGGCCTGTTCATGGACATCACCGATTGGTGGGATGCGGGCGATTTCGCCGGGCTGGAATCGGTACGGGGCGCGCTGACGCAGGACGGGCGCGTCTGGGGCATTCCCTACACCTATTACCAGTGGGGCGTTTACTATCGCGAAGACATCTTCAACGAACTGGGCCTGTCCGAACCCGCGACCTGGGAAGAGGAACTGGCCAATTGCCAGGTGATCGTCGCTTCGGGCCGTGCCTGCTACACGATCGGCACCCGCTTCCTTTGGACGGCGGGCGGTTGGTTCGATTACCTCAACATGCGCACCAACGGGTTCGATTTCCACATGGCGCTGGCGCGCGGTGAAGTGCCGTGGACCGATGACCGCGTGCGGGCGACCTTCGCCAACTGGCGGCAGCTGATCGACATGGGCGGCTTCATCGCCGACCACCAGAACTACAGCTGGCAAGAGGCGTTACCCTTCATGATCAACGGCGAGGCCACGGCCTATCTGATGGGCAATTTCGCGGTCGACCAGCTGCGCAACGGCGGGCTGACCGATGACCAGCTCGACTTCTACCAGTTCCCGATCATCACCGAGGGCCTGCCGCAGGGTGAGGATGCGCCGACCGATACGTTCCACGTCGCTGCCGGTGCGCAAAACGTGGAGGCCGCCCGCGCCTTCTTGCAATATGTAGCCTCGGCCGAGGTGCAGACGCGGATCAACGGGCCCGAAGGGCTGGGCCAATTGCCGGTCAACGCCAATGCCAGCGTTGCGGATGACGAATTCATCCAGCAGGGCTTCACCATGTTGAGCCAGAACGCCCAAGGCGGGATCGCGCAGTTCTTTGACCGCGACTGGCCGGCGGAAATGGCGTCGATCGGGATGGAAGGCCTGCAGGAATTCATGGTCTTCCCCGACAACCTCGACGATATCCTCGACCGGCTCGAAGCGGCGCGCCAGCGGGTTTATTGA
- a CDS encoding IclR family transcriptional regulator — protein sequence MTERGQGDGTVAKALAVMDEIAAFGRPVRFAELLDRSPYPKATLYRFVQVLTKQGMLHFDPDRQTYAPGLRLVRLAHAAWQTFSLAPIARVHVDALSDAVGETVHLAQLDGAQVLYVDKRNARQPIEMYSAAGKVGPAYCTGVGKAMIAFLPEDQLKQVIAQQSFHRFTDHTYTTEAALRAELAAIRARGYAYDREEHEPGIICIAHPILTRGGRVLGAMSVTSSTARTTLDALETHLPRIRAAAEAIAAEAQDWRFPDAAE from the coding sequence ATGACGGAACGCGGCCAGGGGGATGGCACGGTCGCCAAGGCATTGGCCGTCATGGATGAAATCGCCGCTTTCGGTCGGCCCGTGCGCTTTGCCGAATTGCTCGACCGGTCCCCCTATCCAAAGGCGACGCTCTATCGTTTCGTGCAGGTGCTGACCAAGCAGGGCATGCTGCATTTCGACCCTGACCGCCAAACCTATGCGCCGGGTCTGCGGCTGGTGCGCTTGGCCCATGCGGCCTGGCAGACCTTTTCGCTCGCGCCGATCGCGCGGGTCCATGTCGATGCGCTGTCCGATGCGGTGGGCGAAACCGTCCATCTGGCGCAGCTTGACGGGGCGCAGGTGCTTTACGTCGACAAGCGCAACGCCCGCCAACCGATCGAGATGTATTCGGCCGCCGGCAAGGTCGGGCCAGCCTATTGCACCGGCGTCGGCAAGGCGATGATCGCCTTTCTGCCCGAGGATCAGCTGAAACAGGTGATCGCCCAGCAAAGCTTTCACCGCTTCACCGATCACACCTACACGACCGAGGCGGCGTTGCGCGCCGAATTGGCCGCGATCCGGGCGCGGGGCTATGCCTATGACCGCGAGGAACATGAACCGGGAATCATCTGCATCGCCCATCCGATCCTGACGCGTGGCGGCCGGGTTCTGGGGGCGATGTCGGTCACGTCCTCGACCGCGCGCACGACGCTGGATGCTTTGGAAACACATCTGCCCCGCATCCGCGCCGCGGCAGAGGCGATCGCGGCGGAAGCACAGGATTGGCGCTTTCCGGACGCGGCGGAATAA
- a CDS encoding ABC transporter ATP-binding protein yields MSGLKLEQVVKRYGATQVIHGVDLTIEDGEFCVFVGPSGCGKSTLLRMVAGLEDTSDGKISIGGRDVTRLDPAERGVAMVFQTYALYPHMTVAENMGFGLKMTGHPKAEVKAKVDEAARVLKLGDYLDRKPKALSGGQRQRVAIGRAIVRGPEVFLFDEPLSNLDAELRVEMRVEIARLHQEIGATMIYVTHDQVEAMTLADKIVVLRAGRVEQVGAPLDLYNDPDNRFVAGFIGSPAMNFFDGTLHKGGLRVPGLGDVTMAAPRNAAGAVTVGLRPNHLFLAEGDSHVVELSEQLGGVSYHYLKASDGTKLIVEAHDQSAPKPGSRTGLRIDPAKAFFFNAENGLRLR; encoded by the coding sequence ATGTCAGGTCTGAAACTGGAACAGGTGGTGAAACGCTACGGCGCGACGCAGGTGATCCATGGCGTCGACCTGACGATCGAAGACGGCGAGTTCTGCGTCTTCGTCGGCCCCTCGGGATGCGGAAAATCCACGCTTTTGCGCATGGTTGCGGGGTTGGAGGACACAAGCGACGGCAAGATTTCCATCGGCGGGCGCGATGTCACGCGGCTGGACCCCGCCGAGCGGGGCGTGGCCATGGTGTTCCAGACCTATGCGCTTTATCCCCACATGACCGTGGCCGAAAACATGGGCTTTGGCCTCAAGATGACGGGCCATCCCAAGGCGGAGGTCAAGGCCAAGGTCGACGAGGCCGCCCGCGTCCTGAAGCTGGGCGACTATCTCGACCGCAAGCCCAAGGCGCTGTCGGGCGGGCAACGTCAGCGCGTGGCCATCGGGCGGGCCATCGTGCGCGGACCCGAAGTGTTCCTGTTCGACGAGCCGCTGTCCAATCTCGACGCCGAATTGCGGGTGGAGATGCGGGTGGAGATCGCCCGCCTGCATCAGGAAATCGGCGCGACGATGATCTACGTGACACATGATCAGGTGGAGGCCATGACACTCGCCGACAAGATCGTGGTGTTGCGCGCGGGCCGGGTGGAACAGGTGGGCGCGCCGCTCGATCTCTACAACGATCCCGACAACCGGTTTGTCGCGGGGTTCATCGGCAGCCCGGCGATGAATTTCTTTGACGGAACGCTGCACAAGGGCGGGTTGCGGGTGCCGGGTCTTGGCGATGTGACGATGGCCGCGCCGCGCAATGCGGCGGGTGCCGTGACCGTGGGGCTGCGGCCCAATCACCTGTTCCTGGCCGAGGGCGACAGCCATGTCGTGGAATTGAGCGAGCAGCTGGGCGGCGTGAGCTACCACTACCTCAAGGCATCCGACGGAACGAAGCTGATCGTGGAGGCGCATGACCAATCCGCGCCGAAACCGGGCAGCCGCACGGGCCTGCGCATTGATCCGGCAAAGGCGTTTTTCTTCAATGCTGAGAATGGCTTGCGTCTGCGGTAG